In one Chitinophaga sancti genomic region, the following are encoded:
- a CDS encoding Crp/Fnr family transcriptional regulator: protein MTDKQDLKQQVESLCSLSDKEWQTFAARLNYREIKKGDYVLYQDRVCDFVAFVQSGAFVYFRSLENGTEYTTDFGFNGEWIGDMYSRLNGIPSFLNIKALEDSAIHILYQKDLDELLSAIPALEKLLRILVERAFLKIVRQSLHFQIVDAKERYLKLMEESPEILQRVPLYHIANYLGIAPKSLSRIRKNTVKGRQP, encoded by the coding sequence ATGACAGATAAACAAGATCTAAAACAACAGGTTGAAAGCCTTTGTTCCCTGAGCGATAAAGAGTGGCAGACATTTGCTGCACGGCTGAACTACAGGGAGATAAAAAAAGGAGATTACGTTTTATACCAGGACCGGGTTTGTGATTTCGTGGCATTTGTCCAATCGGGAGCTTTTGTTTATTTCCGCTCTCTGGAAAATGGAACGGAGTATACCACTGATTTCGGTTTCAACGGTGAATGGATTGGAGATATGTATAGCCGGCTGAATGGCATCCCTTCTTTTCTCAACATTAAGGCATTGGAAGATTCGGCGATACATATTTTATATCAAAAGGACCTGGATGAATTACTTAGTGCTATCCCAGCATTGGAAAAGCTACTCCGGATCCTGGTTGAAAGAGCTTTTTTGAAAATCGTCCGACAAAGCCTGCACTTTCAGATAGTCGATGCCAAAGAACGTTACCTGAAATTGATGGAAGAATCGCCGGAAATTTTGCAAAGAGTTCCCTTGTACCATATTGCCAACTATCTGGGTATCGCTCCCAAATCGCTGAGTAGGATCAGAAAAAATACGGTTAAAGGAAGACAACCCTGA
- a CDS encoding gliding motility protein GldB-related protein produces MSTINVQAQDTSHVITNDIDNFWKAFDSIQTISVKQQQVAVMKALYIDNGTDGLRTFMRLRNFDETRLVDVIEKYPKYWRSIRNNTLAIKPKIQSFEKYIREFKLIFPELRPATIYFTIGAIRAAGTVEDSIVLIGTEIAMGNKHTEVSEFPNARLANFFKNQDTNNIIPIVIHEYVHTQQKGEAKILLGQCIYEGACDFITELILKTPLNNSYLEYGRMHEKELMDVFKKEMLNEDFSNWLYNGTTATTMGDLGYFIGYTICKGYYRNSNNKAKAIRDIIRLDYADQPAVLQFLSLSGF; encoded by the coding sequence ATGTCAACCATCAACGTTCAGGCACAGGACACATCGCACGTTATTACAAACGACATAGACAATTTCTGGAAAGCCTTTGATAGTATTCAAACCATTTCGGTTAAACAACAACAGGTGGCTGTTATGAAAGCGCTATACATAGACAATGGTACAGATGGCCTGAGAACTTTTATGCGCCTGAGAAATTTTGATGAAACCAGGCTTGTAGACGTTATAGAAAAATATCCTAAATATTGGCGATCCATACGCAACAACACATTGGCGATCAAGCCAAAAATACAATCATTTGAAAAATATATCCGGGAATTTAAACTGATTTTTCCAGAGCTTCGCCCTGCTACTATCTATTTTACTATAGGCGCAATTCGTGCCGCAGGAACAGTTGAAGACTCTATTGTTTTGATAGGTACCGAAATCGCAATGGGTAATAAACATACCGAAGTTTCAGAATTCCCCAATGCGAGACTGGCGAACTTTTTTAAAAATCAGGATACCAATAATATTATTCCAATAGTAATCCATGAGTATGTGCACACGCAGCAAAAAGGAGAAGCTAAAATACTCTTAGGACAATGCATTTATGAAGGTGCCTGCGACTTCATTACAGAGTTGATATTGAAAACACCATTAAATAACTCTTATCTCGAATACGGGAGAATGCATGAGAAAGAATTGATGGATGTTTTCAAAAAGGAAATGTTGAACGAAGATTTTTCAAACTGGCTTTATAATGGTACAACTGCAACAACAATGGGAGACCTCGGATATTTCATAGGATATACTATTTGTAAAGGATATTACCGTAATTCAAATAACAAAGCAAAGGCCATCAGAGACATCATCCGGCTAGATTACGCTGATCAACCAGCTGTACTACAATTTCTTTCTTTATCTGGCTTTTAA
- a CDS encoding SDR family oxidoreductase, with amino-acid sequence MRILLTGATGYIAQRLLPVLLGQGHQVVCVVRDLSRFDLGKFQHPHSLSAVEVDLLDKDAERKLPADIDIAFYLVHSLNVSGKFESLEEKVAQNFVKYVNQSQVKQVIYLGGITNADKLSRHLSSRNHVEQILGSANKPLTTLRAGIIVGSGSSSFEIIRDLVEKLPVMIAPRWLKTKTQPIAIRNVIEFLTAVMADEYCYGKSFDIYGPDILTYKQMLLSFAEVRKFKRSIITLPVMTPRLSSYWLYFVTSTSYTLAQNLVESMKVDVVARENSLSQRYKIHLMSYKEAIHIAFDKIEQNLVLSTWNDALGFSGKKRRNSKLIQVPKYGVFNDKKCRKTANQDLALERIFSIGGLTGWYYANWLWEFRGLLDKLFGGVGLKRGRKNPTLLNVGDHVDFWRVIYASKKERRLLLYAEMKLPGEAWLEFRIEDGVVWQTATFRPHGLAGRLYWYAVLPFHYFIFNGMINKIAV; translated from the coding sequence ATGAGGATATTATTAACTGGTGCTACAGGGTATATCGCACAACGTTTGCTTCCTGTCTTACTTGGGCAGGGGCACCAGGTGGTATGTGTGGTGAGGGATCTGAGCAGGTTTGACCTGGGAAAGTTTCAGCATCCGCATAGTTTGTCGGCGGTGGAGGTGGACCTGCTTGATAAAGATGCTGAGCGGAAATTGCCTGCAGATATTGACATTGCTTTTTACCTGGTACATTCTCTGAACGTATCCGGAAAGTTTGAGTCATTAGAGGAGAAAGTAGCGCAGAATTTTGTTAAGTATGTTAACCAAAGCCAGGTAAAACAGGTGATTTACCTGGGCGGTATAACAAATGCTGATAAACTTTCAAGGCATCTTTCTTCCAGGAATCATGTAGAGCAAATACTTGGTAGTGCCAATAAGCCACTGACTACTTTAAGGGCTGGGATTATTGTTGGATCAGGAAGCTCTTCTTTTGAGATAATCAGGGACCTGGTAGAAAAGCTCCCGGTCATGATTGCACCGAGATGGCTGAAAACTAAAACGCAGCCTATCGCTATTAGAAATGTGATTGAGTTTTTAACAGCTGTGATGGCTGATGAATATTGCTACGGTAAGAGTTTTGATATATACGGCCCCGATATATTGACGTATAAGCAGATGTTACTATCATTTGCTGAAGTAAGAAAGTTTAAAAGATCTATTATTACGCTTCCTGTGATGACGCCAAGGTTGTCGTCATACTGGTTATATTTTGTTACATCTACATCTTATACTTTAGCTCAGAACCTGGTTGAAAGTATGAAGGTGGATGTGGTGGCCAGGGAGAATTCGCTTTCACAGAGATATAAGATCCACTTGATGTCATATAAGGAGGCTATTCATATTGCTTTCGATAAGATAGAGCAGAATTTGGTGTTGTCTACCTGGAATGATGCACTTGGGTTTTCCGGGAAAAAAAGGAGAAATTCTAAGCTTATACAAGTGCCTAAATATGGTGTGTTTAATGATAAGAAATGTCGTAAAACTGCTAACCAGGATCTTGCATTGGAAAGGATTTTTTCGATAGGGGGGCTTACAGGGTGGTATTATGCGAACTGGCTTTGGGAGTTTCGGGGCTTGTTGGATAAACTATTTGGGGGTGTGGGGTTAAAGAGGGGGCGTAAGAATCCGACCTTATTGAATGTAGGTGATCATGTGGATTTTTGGAGGGTGATTTATGCGAGTAAAAAAGAGCGGCGCTTGTTGTTATATGCTGAGATGAAGTTGCCCGGGGAGGCCTGGTTGGAGTTTAGGATAGAAGATGGTGTGGTCTGGCAAACGGCGACGTTTAGGCCGCATGGATTGGCAGGCAGGTTATATTGGTATGCTGTTTTGCCGTTTCATTATTTTATTTTTAATGGGATGATCAATAAGATTGCGGTGTAG
- a CDS encoding IS5 family transposase has protein sequence MIRYTPAKQLTLEGFSTPFSQQLSTTNRWVILAAKIPWDKLADVYYKKMRADFGAPTLSARMVIGAVIIKHILNIDDREVVEQITENIYLQYFVGLSSFQQEAPFDASLMVSIRKRLGIDVMSRLNEIILQEAGLIKANEEKTADTRSEDDQDGNGGKSNNNVLNEHTESVKGKSSDGLSGTVMLDATVSEQQIEYPTDIKLLNEGRRQLERMIERGCQVAELVMPRMYRRIARKQYLNIAKKKNKSKRDIRRGIRQQLQYVKRDLKYINWLIESEANFKGVLKMKDWRLIRVIQEMYRQQAEMYKNREHKISDRIVSIYQPHVRPIPRGKDRVSTEFGSKQLVMLKDGYTHIEKLSWDNYNEGSLLTESLETYKRLFGCYPERVLGDQLFGTRENRRFMSGKGIRYVGKPLGRPSSNSKEQKRLLQKEMPERNAIEGKFGQGKNAYGLGKIKARLKDTAESWVMSIYFVMNLLKLAAGSLLSVLQIYYWLVKEGYLTTMGNRSDTQFISRYLRH, from the coding sequence ATGATACGTTACACTCCTGCAAAACAGTTAACCTTAGAAGGATTTTCAACTCCTTTTTCGCAGCAATTATCCACTACAAACCGATGGGTTATACTAGCTGCAAAGATTCCGTGGGACAAACTGGCGGACGTGTATTATAAAAAAATGCGGGCAGATTTCGGTGCTCCAACATTGAGTGCCCGGATGGTAATAGGTGCAGTGATCATCAAACATATACTTAACATAGATGATCGGGAGGTAGTAGAGCAGATCACGGAAAATATATATCTGCAATATTTTGTAGGCTTAAGCAGTTTTCAACAGGAGGCTCCCTTTGATGCATCATTGATGGTCAGTATTAGAAAAAGATTAGGCATAGATGTGATGTCCAGATTGAATGAGATTATTTTGCAGGAAGCCGGACTAATCAAAGCGAATGAAGAGAAAACAGCGGATACCCGCAGTGAGGATGATCAGGATGGGAATGGTGGAAAGAGTAATAACAATGTCTTGAATGAGCATACAGAGAGCGTAAAAGGAAAGTCATCTGATGGGCTATCAGGAACAGTCATGTTAGATGCGACAGTGTCAGAGCAACAGATCGAATATCCAACAGATATCAAATTATTAAATGAGGGTCGCCGTCAATTGGAAAGGATGATAGAGCGGGGATGTCAGGTAGCAGAACTGGTGATGCCGCGCATGTATCGGAGAATAGCGAGGAAGCAATATTTGAACATTGCCAAAAAAAAGAACAAAAGCAAACGAGATATACGCAGAGGTATCCGACAGCAATTACAATATGTTAAACGAGATTTAAAGTACATCAACTGGCTGATAGAATCAGAAGCTAATTTCAAGGGGGTGCTGAAAATGAAAGACTGGAGGTTAATACGGGTGATCCAGGAAATGTATCGTCAGCAGGCAGAGATGTATAAGAATAGAGAGCATAAAATATCGGATCGGATTGTAAGTATCTATCAACCGCATGTACGTCCAATACCGAGAGGTAAAGACCGTGTATCAACTGAGTTTGGCAGCAAACAACTGGTGATGTTGAAAGATGGCTACACCCATATAGAAAAACTGAGCTGGGATAATTACAATGAAGGTTCATTGTTGACCGAAAGCCTTGAAACATATAAACGCTTGTTTGGGTGCTATCCAGAGCGTGTATTGGGAGATCAGTTGTTCGGCACACGTGAAAACAGACGATTCATGAGTGGAAAAGGGATCCGTTATGTGGGCAAGCCATTGGGTCGGCCCTCATCAAATAGTAAGGAGCAAAAGCGATTATTGCAAAAGGAGATGCCGGAACGAAATGCGATCGAAGGGAAGTTTGGACAGGGGAAAAATGCATATGGACTGGGCAAAATCAAGGCCCGCCTCAAGGATACAGCTGAGAGTTGGGTGATGTCTATATACTTTGTTATGAATCTGCTTAAACTGGCAGCAGGTTCTTTGTTGTCAGTACTGCAGATCTATTACTGGCTGGTAAAGGAGGGCTATTTGACCACAATGGGGAATAGATCCGATACACAATTTATATCCCGGTATCTGAGACATTAA
- a CDS encoding RICIN domain-containing protein, with amino-acid sequence MKMNFRLLCIILLSISEYVSAQSGIYVGGHFRRERNHTITDLKASGFTYVILFDVTVQPNGDLTTDGQTICSNGTYVFGATNPNYVADVTSLKTGVTSINRVETCIGGWGSHSYTNIKNLVASQGVGTGSILYRNFMALKTAIPSIDAINNDDEEAYDVNSATSFHVMLADIGYKTTLAPYMNKAYWQNLATNVNNQRSGAVDKVYLQWYEGGAGNNPCDWNINGIQLHTGDLNYENATTVANKMTSAKNNCNSKGGFYWVYNDNNINLKDLANRVNTIFGIRTKNQQEVANFYNDCNYLGFANGLEVGDYNLDRLQSLGIDNDVLSSLTVAEGFEVTVYDDINFSGASKTYRGNVSCLVNDGLNDKVTSLRIRTTGTAGLDGTWFIQNRNSGKYMDLAAEHVSENGGNIQQWEYVGGSNQQFQFTHLGDGTYKISAVASGKVVDVDGISKNEGANVFQWDYFGTFNQQFVMQSTGDGYYKIIPKHSGKVVEVENASTANGANVRQWGNNNQTCGQWKLIMPNAKMAAVKKTVIGVASELTLYPNPAAETIYLSSRELAGASVSIVNVAGNRVVNTWVTGNSIDLSKLQPGVYIITFNKDGRTIVRKFVKK; translated from the coding sequence ATGAAAATGAATTTTAGACTTTTATGTATTATCCTGTTGTCAATAAGTGAGTATGTTTCTGCTCAATCGGGTATTTATGTCGGTGGACATTTCCGTAGGGAGAGAAATCATACCATTACAGACCTAAAAGCTTCCGGATTTACCTATGTGATCCTATTTGATGTCACTGTTCAGCCAAATGGGGATTTGACAACTGATGGACAAACCATCTGCTCAAACGGAACCTATGTCTTTGGTGCCACCAATCCAAACTATGTTGCAGATGTAACTTCTCTTAAAACCGGCGTCACTTCCATCAACAGGGTGGAAACATGTATTGGTGGCTGGGGTAGTCACTCTTATACGAATATCAAAAACCTGGTTGCGAGTCAGGGTGTTGGTACAGGAAGCATCCTTTATCGTAATTTCATGGCATTGAAAACGGCTATACCTTCCATTGATGCAATCAATAACGATGATGAGGAAGCATATGATGTCAATTCAGCGACTTCTTTTCATGTTATGTTGGCGGATATTGGTTATAAAACAACGCTTGCTCCTTACATGAATAAGGCATACTGGCAAAACCTGGCGACCAATGTTAATAACCAGCGGAGTGGTGCAGTTGATAAGGTATATTTACAATGGTATGAGGGAGGCGCTGGTAACAATCCATGTGATTGGAACATAAACGGTATTCAGTTGCACACAGGAGATCTTAATTATGAAAATGCCACTACGGTAGCCAATAAGATGACCAGCGCTAAAAATAACTGCAATTCCAAAGGTGGATTTTATTGGGTGTATAACGACAACAATATTAACCTGAAGGACCTTGCCAACAGGGTGAATACCATTTTTGGTATCCGTACCAAAAACCAGCAGGAAGTTGCCAATTTTTACAATGACTGTAACTATTTGGGTTTTGCTAATGGACTTGAAGTAGGCGACTATAATTTGGACAGGCTACAGTCTTTAGGAATCGACAACGATGTGTTATCAAGTTTGACTGTCGCGGAAGGATTTGAAGTAACGGTATATGATGACATCAATTTCAGCGGTGCATCGAAAACTTACAGGGGAAATGTCAGTTGCCTGGTAAATGATGGCTTAAATGATAAGGTTACTTCATTACGCATTCGTACAACTGGCACAGCCGGTTTGGACGGTACCTGGTTTATTCAAAACCGCAATAGCGGAAAATATATGGACCTTGCAGCAGAACATGTATCTGAGAATGGTGGAAACATTCAGCAGTGGGAATATGTTGGAGGTAGTAATCAGCAATTTCAGTTTACGCACCTGGGTGATGGTACTTATAAGATCAGTGCAGTTGCGAGTGGCAAGGTAGTAGATGTGGATGGTATCAGTAAGAATGAAGGTGCAAATGTATTCCAATGGGATTATTTTGGCACTTTTAACCAACAGTTTGTTATGCAGTCTACTGGTGACGGATACTATAAAATTATTCCTAAGCATAGTGGCAAGGTAGTGGAGGTGGAGAATGCAAGTACTGCTAATGGAGCAAATGTTCGTCAATGGGGTAATAATAACCAGACATGCGGGCAATGGAAATTGATAATGCCTAATGCGAAAATGGCTGCGGTGAAAAAAACGGTTATTGGTGTAGCAAGTGAATTAACGCTTTATCCCAATCCTGCTGCTGAAACTATCTATCTTTCTTCCCGCGAACTGGCCGGTGCCAGTGTTAGTATCGTTAATGTAGCAGGAAATCGTGTGGTAAATACATGGGTTACTGGTAATAGCATTGATTTATCTAAGCTTCAACCAGGCGTGTATATTATTACTTTCAACAAAGATGGTCGTACGATTGTTAGGAAATTTGTTAAAAAATAA
- a CDS encoding IS5 family transposase, with translation MRTKFTLLTDSHWKSIEKILTDKRKRKYSLRTIFNAILWICRTGSQWRNLSSDFPYWQIVYYYFNKWKKAGVLEQVMLKMVRKERIDQGRNYAPSVSAIDSQSIKKTGFVSIETGIDGGKHINGRKRHLAVDSLGLPIAISVSGANIHDSIGGFDLLWKIEKVSHRMKLIRTDKAYQGEFSDMVENYYKWKMEIAQKPPTVKGFVPQKGRWQVERSFAWLNNFRRLSKDYERLPESSVAFIQVAFISILLK, from the coding sequence ATGAGAACGAAGTTCACATTATTGACCGATTCGCACTGGAAAAGTATAGAAAAAATATTAACGGACAAAAGAAAGCGTAAATATAGCCTTCGAACTATCTTCAATGCTATATTATGGATTTGCAGAACAGGTAGTCAATGGCGTAATCTAAGCAGTGATTTCCCTTACTGGCAGATAGTTTACTATTATTTCAATAAATGGAAAAAAGCAGGTGTGCTGGAACAGGTGATGTTAAAAATGGTTAGAAAAGAGCGGATAGATCAGGGGCGAAATTATGCACCATCTGTCAGTGCTATCGATAGCCAAAGTATAAAGAAAACTGGATTCGTAAGTATAGAAACCGGGATCGATGGCGGTAAGCATATCAATGGTCGAAAAAGGCATCTTGCTGTTGATAGCTTAGGATTACCAATTGCGATAAGTGTCAGCGGCGCAAATATTCATGACTCAATTGGCGGTTTTGATTTGCTGTGGAAAATTGAAAAGGTTAGTCATAGGATGAAACTGATTCGTACAGATAAAGCATACCAGGGAGAGTTTAGCGATATGGTTGAGAATTATTACAAATGGAAGATGGAAATAGCTCAGAAACCGCCGACAGTAAAGGGTTTTGTGCCACAGAAAGGTAGATGGCAGGTTGAACGATCATTCGCTTGGCTCAATAACTTCAGAAGATTGTCGAAGGATTATGAAAGGCTACCTGAATCATCTGTGGCTTTCATCCAGGTAGCATTCATTAGTATACTTCTAAAATAA
- a CDS encoding RHS repeat domain-containing protein: MTIPIVLPVLKRTLLLCSFVAIAGKCVSQVPSNLFDIKTTLPTSPEAAMIGKFGGIPIGYYTGTADISIPFYTIKEAGIEIPITLRYHGSGIKVEDQASSVGLGWSLDPGGSIIQVINGKKDSYDQLTLAPGYQFLKDNIPVTGVQASRPEIGRKVFPCIPFDSKSVGDDQLTLDYLQQGHGQPDIYMYNFPGGYSGRFYINPETKQIVLLDKKSDIKFEPDQGGGWRATTIDGNKFTFAATEFSYVSDSSDYAGFTWKLTQIDFNNGKTINFEYTRGFSSWFSFSETYHSQYPLGMGSTAELFVQPYLQNNSSSTRLLSKIVTADMQVVFNMEDRDDMLGKADNDGDNSNGTMSVKRIKSVDMIARGTGNKIKSWVFSYNYFPYTVIGGDYTKGLTTQDILGKRLKLLSVKEVGYTNGVQSLEQPAYKFDYDETVTMPLKTSFARDYWGYYNGANNTKLIPDLTFFIQTGYYRWDMPTPSFLTTIDGANRAPDVTKMNAYLLKRITYPTGGYTTFDYEAHSFGHYNYPDANKITAVTKRVDISDYNETNDVKISQFKLSKTMPLTLKYNVSGGTSAQGLTFANLAPSKVTISKVVNGVSTVIRTWQMSTSDQAAFDASRNLSYQETVTFQYDPAISYYTIAVELPDVLGRQNDFNKGASIRAFFEYTDMPDLPTNISYGGGSRLATIRNYSQTGLLAGTRKLSYVNADGSTSGVILSKLSHVDVRSMYFETLPAGSQTAYGTTANIWFVSAENYVPFSNSAGGNAVAYSRVVETDVANDGSSNGSHVYYYHNKESSNSYGMPDDPDIANGSLEKEELFDAAGTRLSDVVYNYESSQTQLFTGFNCYKKFMIGYECRAAAPPGYTLGYIVLSYPLYTRWYQLKNKISSQYANGQVLTMNEDYAYNTKGQLISQASLNSKNEQVKTTYLYPVDATSNPSASALVSAGRYTKLLEQTGLVNNNETYKVRYAYGPSGNNYALSSIERSLKQGPFTQEVLFNSYGPYETLRETLSKGVTSSILWSDNNLYPIAKVENGSYATFSYTSFEPDASGRVNYSANGVNTQYSLTGKRSYDLASGNISVPLSSSGGTYVVSYWTKNAGPYTIAGTLAGYPVKGSTIDQWTHYEHRITGVGGFTISGTGYIDELKVYPLGAMMVSYTTEPLLGVTSETDIADRPTFYDFDPLGRLKVVRGMDGKILKVLDYQYQVPVTQ, translated from the coding sequence ATGACTATACCTATTGTACTGCCGGTCCTCAAACGGACTTTGCTGCTATGCTCATTTGTAGCAATCGCTGGCAAATGTGTATCGCAGGTTCCTTCTAATTTGTTTGATATTAAAACGACATTGCCTACTTCTCCGGAAGCTGCAATGATTGGAAAGTTCGGTGGTATACCGATCGGATATTATACAGGTACTGCAGATATATCGATCCCCTTTTACACTATTAAGGAAGCTGGTATTGAGATCCCAATTACCCTTAGATACCATGGTTCGGGGATAAAGGTTGAAGACCAGGCCAGTAGTGTAGGTCTTGGGTGGAGCCTTGACCCGGGAGGCTCTATTATACAGGTAATCAATGGTAAGAAAGATAGTTATGATCAGCTGACACTGGCGCCAGGATATCAGTTTCTGAAAGACAATATACCTGTTACCGGTGTACAGGCATCCCGCCCGGAGATCGGCCGGAAAGTATTTCCCTGTATTCCTTTTGATTCCAAAAGTGTAGGAGATGATCAGTTGACCCTGGACTATTTACAACAGGGCCACGGACAGCCGGATATTTATATGTACAATTTCCCCGGGGGGTATTCCGGTCGTTTTTATATTAATCCTGAAACGAAACAAATTGTGTTGCTCGACAAGAAGAGCGATATAAAATTTGAGCCGGATCAGGGTGGGGGTTGGCGTGCGACGACTATTGACGGCAATAAATTCACCTTTGCTGCAACAGAATTTTCTTACGTTTCAGATAGTTCCGATTACGCTGGATTTACCTGGAAATTAACGCAAATTGATTTCAATAATGGGAAGACTATCAATTTCGAATATACCAGGGGATTTAGTAGCTGGTTTTCATTCAGCGAAACCTACCACTCTCAGTATCCATTGGGGATGGGGAGTACAGCTGAACTGTTTGTGCAGCCCTATTTACAAAATAACTCCAGCAGTACACGGTTGTTATCTAAAATTGTAACCGCTGATATGCAGGTCGTTTTCAATATGGAAGACAGGGACGATATGCTGGGTAAAGCTGATAATGACGGCGACAACAGCAACGGTACGATGAGTGTAAAGAGAATTAAGTCGGTCGATATGATTGCGCGGGGAACCGGTAATAAAATCAAATCCTGGGTATTCTCCTATAACTACTTCCCATACACGGTTATCGGCGGTGATTATACCAAAGGTCTGACCACACAGGATATTCTAGGCAAACGATTAAAATTGTTGTCAGTAAAAGAGGTAGGTTATACAAATGGTGTACAGAGTTTGGAACAGCCTGCGTATAAATTTGACTATGATGAAACTGTCACCATGCCCCTTAAAACTTCTTTTGCGCGAGACTATTGGGGGTATTATAATGGTGCTAACAATACAAAGCTTATTCCGGATCTGACCTTTTTTATACAAACCGGTTATTACCGCTGGGATATGCCTACTCCCAGCTTTCTGACCACCATCGATGGAGCAAACAGGGCGCCTGATGTGACGAAGATGAATGCTTATCTCCTGAAGAGAATTACTTATCCTACTGGTGGGTACACGACGTTTGATTATGAAGCGCATTCTTTTGGTCATTACAATTATCCGGATGCAAATAAAATTACGGCTGTGACTAAGCGGGTGGACATATCAGACTACAACGAAACGAATGATGTGAAAATATCCCAATTCAAACTCTCCAAAACGATGCCCCTGACACTTAAATATAACGTAAGCGGGGGTACTTCTGCACAGGGTTTGACATTTGCCAATCTGGCACCTTCTAAGGTAACTATTTCAAAAGTGGTGAATGGCGTATCTACTGTGATCAGGACCTGGCAGATGAGCACATCTGACCAGGCGGCATTTGACGCTTCCAGGAATCTTTCTTACCAGGAGACGGTTACTTTTCAATATGATCCTGCTATCAGCTATTATACCATTGCTGTGGAATTGCCTGATGTACTGGGGCGTCAGAATGATTTTAATAAGGGTGCATCTATTCGTGCTTTCTTTGAATATACTGATATGCCGGATCTGCCAACTAACATCAGTTATGGAGGGGGAAGCCGCCTGGCTACTATACGTAATTATTCACAAACGGGTTTGCTGGCAGGTACCAGGAAGCTGAGCTATGTGAATGCAGACGGTTCCACTTCTGGTGTGATCCTGTCGAAGTTATCACATGTTGATGTCAGATCGATGTACTTTGAAACGCTTCCTGCAGGATCACAGACCGCATATGGTACCACTGCCAATATCTGGTTTGTGTCTGCAGAAAATTATGTGCCTTTCTCCAACTCAGCAGGGGGTAATGCGGTGGCTTATTCCAGGGTGGTAGAAACAGATGTGGCAAATGATGGTAGCAGCAATGGTTCACATGTCTACTATTATCATAATAAGGAGAGCAGTAATTCATACGGAATGCCGGATGATCCTGATATTGCTAACGGATCACTTGAAAAAGAAGAGCTCTTTGATGCTGCTGGTACGCGCCTCTCTGATGTCGTTTATAATTATGAAAGCAGCCAGACACAACTCTTCACCGGGTTTAACTGCTATAAGAAATTTATGATTGGCTATGAGTGCCGTGCGGCGGCACCTCCTGGATATACACTGGGGTATATTGTACTTAGTTATCCATTGTATACAAGATGGTACCAGCTGAAAAATAAGATAAGCAGTCAGTATGCGAATGGACAGGTGTTGACAATGAACGAGGACTATGCATATAATACGAAAGGACAGCTTATCTCTCAGGCATCTTTAAATAGTAAGAATGAGCAGGTAAAGACAACATATTTGTATCCAGTTGATGCCACGAGTAATCCTTCAGCGAGTGCGCTGGTATCAGCAGGCCGTTATACAAAACTGCTTGAGCAGACAGGGCTGGTCAATAATAATGAGACTTATAAAGTGAGATACGCTTATGGACCCAGTGGTAATAATTATGCACTTAGTTCCATCGAACGTTCTTTAAAGCAGGGCCCTTTTACACAGGAGGTGCTTTTCAATAGTTATGGTCCCTATGAAACATTGCGGGAGACATTGTCCAAGGGTGTGACTTCATCTATTCTCTGGTCTGATAATAATCTCTATCCGATTGCCAAAGTTGAAAACGGTAGTTATGCTACTTTTTCCTACACAAGCTTTGAGCCTGATGCCAGCGGCAGGGTAAATTATAGTGCAAATGGTGTCAATACACAATATAGTCTGACCGGCAAGCGGTCTTATGATCTGGCTAGTGGAAACATCTCCGTACCACTTTCCAGCAGTGGGGGTACTTATGTTGTTTCTTATTGGACGAAAAATGCGGGTCCGTATACAATTGCGGGCACTCTTGCCGGTTATCCTGTGAAAGGATCTACTATTGACCAATGGACACATTACGAACATCGTATTACGGGTGTGGGTGGTTTTACAATAAGTGGAACAGGATATATAGATGAGCTTAAAGTTTATCCATTGGGTGCAATGATGGTATCTTATACAACAGAACCTTTGCTGGGAGTAACCAGTGAAACTGATATTGCAGACAGACCTACCTTTTATGATTTTGACCCATTGGGGCGGCTGAAAGTGGTGAGAGGTATGGATGGCAAGATCCTGAAGGTGCTGGATTATCAGTACCAGGTACCGGTTACACAATAA